The DNA segment TCGAGCCGCATGATTCCTATGCATTAATTGATAGCGTTATAGAAGGCGAGTCACATTCGAAAGACGACCCATTACTTGGGATCACCATCTTGTATTTCGAAAACGAGGCTAAGTTTATTCAGAAAGTAATGCTGAATGATCCCGAAAACTTTACGATCAAAGGAAGTATTATGTCCAGTGCTTGTAACGATGAGGGATGTTTGCCTCCAGAGTTTAAAGACTTCTTGCTAACTGCCGGCGGTGCTGCAGATGTGGATGTCGGTGAAGTAACTGGCGGTGTTAACTGCGAAGACAACCCTTACTTTATTTGTAACGTCGACATGGATAATCCGGTGGAGGCATGTGGTGAAGAGCACAAAACAGAAGAGTCGCTTTGGAGCATTTTTATACTTGGAATGATAGGCGGTTTAATCGCTTTAATAACGCCCTGTGTTTTTCCAATGATTCCTTTAACGGTAAGTTTCTTTACGAAAGGTAGCGAGGATAGGGGTAAAGCGATTCGTCGCTCGGCAACTTACGGATTCTTTATCATGGTAATTTACTTCTTATTGAGTATTCCATTTTTAGTTGCTCCGGATGTAGACCCTGAAATATTGAGTATGCTCTCTACGAACCCTTGGCTCAACCTTGGCTTCTTTGTCATCTTTATCGTTTTTGCCTTTTCATTCTTTGGGTACTTCGAATTGGTATTACCGCAAAAATGGGCGAATAAAATGGATTCGGCGTCCGACGTTGGTGGCATAATCGGAACTTTCTTTATGGCACTTACTTTGGCCATCGTTTCGTTTTCGTGTACTGGTCCTATATTAGGTTCTTTACTAGCGGGTACGTTGGCATCAGAAGGCGCTGATGTAGTTTCGTTTGCCGGAATGGAATTTCAAATGGTGGCTGTTAAGTTATCCATGGGAATGACTGGATTTGGATTAGCACTTGGAATGCCTTTCGCGTTGTTCGCAGCGTTTCCCAGTATGTTAGCTAAGTTGCCACAATCTGGCGGATGGTTAAATTCAGTTAAAGTTGTTCTTGGGTTTTTAGAAATAGCGCTAGCTATTAAGTTCTTATCTAACGCTGATTTGGTAGAACAATGGGGATTAGTGAAACGAGAAACATTCTTTGTTTTCTGGTTTATTGTTAGCGTTGCAGCAGGTCTTTATATGCTGGGGAAAATCAAATTTCCACACGATTCCCAAGTAACGAAATTGTCTGGTGGTCGACTAGCATTCGCTGGTTTGTTTCTTGGATTTGCACTTTATTTAGTTCCAGGAATTTTAGGTAAGCAATGGTGGAACCATAACTTGTTAAGCGGATTTCCACCACCAATGTATTATGCATATGTAGAGCACGAACATGAGGTGAAAGTCTTTAAAGACTACGAAGAAGGCATGGCTTATGCAAAGGAAAATGACAAACCAGTGATGCTAGATTTTACGGGCTGGGCCTGTGTTAACTGTCGTAAGATGGAAGACAACGTGTGGGTGCTAGACGAGGTTAAAGAGAAGTTAAATAATGATTTTGTTGTTATTTCTTTATATGTGGATGAACGAACGGCAATAGCTGGTGAAGAACAAGAAGTTGTTTTAGTTCCGACATCAGGCGGTGGTACTAAGAAGAAAAAGCTAAGAACGGTTGGCGACAGATGGGCAACCTTGGAAGCCTTGACATTTCAGAGTAGTACGCAGCCTTTGTACGTAATATTAAATCATAACGAGGAGCTTTTAACTAATCCGATTGGCTATAGCTATGGGTCGGATGTGGATCAGTTTAAGGCGTGGCTAGAATGTGGTGCAAAAGCTTTTGAAGATTCGAAACCTGTTTTCGGTGGAGGATCTAATACGCTAGTTCCGTTTTAAGATCCCTTGCTCTTCAATTCTCGCATTAATCTTCTTAGATAGTTTTTTAGACCCTTCATAGCTGAGGTGTGTTATGTCATAATAGTCTTTAATAGTAAAGGTCGGATCCAAACTATAGTTTAAATAGTATACCGTTTGATCATCGCAGTAACTTTGTATCGTTGAATCGAAATCAACCAATTCGTAATCCGGATATATCGACAATTCCTTCTGTCTTACAGGTGGCATCACTAAAAAAAGTTGAATGCTTTGTTTTTGGCAGTGTTTAATTATTCTCTCAAAATAGGTTAACTGAAACGGGCTCATGTAGCAGTTTCGAATTGCACGATCTGTAACACTTGGAACCCCCGGCTGTATATATTGTCCATTTGTTTTTAAATAGGGCAATGTCTTCTTTGGGAATAAATTAAAAAGAAGTTTAGGGTTAAGCTTTTCTCTTAGCCGCTCAACTTTATAGAATAGTACCGAGTGTTTAAAATCTTTCAGGTATTCGTTCCCTAGAAGCTCAGCGTAGACATAATTCCTCGTTCCGGATTTATAGCCAAACGTGAAGTAGTCGATACCAAGCACAACACATTTTGGAGTAATCTTATGATCT comes from the Flavobacteriales bacterium genome and includes:
- a CDS encoding thioredoxin family protein, encoding MRLKIFLLFCLSLFSINTFSEGIVEPVKWTWEINKVEGSNEAEVVFTSFIDSKWHIYSRHLADGFGEMLGTAMTFEPHDSYALIDSVIEGESHSKDDPLLGITILYFENEAKFIQKVMLNDPENFTIKGSIMSSACNDEGCLPPEFKDFLLTAGGAADVDVGEVTGGVNCEDNPYFICNVDMDNPVEACGEEHKTEESLWSIFILGMIGGLIALITPCVFPMIPLTVSFFTKGSEDRGKAIRRSATYGFFIMVIYFLLSIPFLVAPDVDPEILSMLSTNPWLNLGFFVIFIVFAFSFFGYFELVLPQKWANKMDSASDVGGIIGTFFMALTLAIVSFSCTGPILGSLLAGTLASEGADVVSFAGMEFQMVAVKLSMGMTGFGLALGMPFALFAAFPSMLAKLPQSGGWLNSVKVVLGFLEIALAIKFLSNADLVEQWGLVKRETFFVFWFIVSVAAGLYMLGKIKFPHDSQVTKLSGGRLAFAGLFLGFALYLVPGILGKQWWNHNLLSGFPPPMYYAYVEHEHEVKVFKDYEEGMAYAKENDKPVMLDFTGWACVNCRKMEDNVWVLDEVKEKLNNDFVVISLYVDERTAIAGEEQEVVLVPTSGGGTKKKKLRTVGDRWATLEALTFQSSTQPLYVILNHNEELLTNPIGYSYGSDVDQFKAWLECGAKAFEDSKPVFGGGSNTLVPF